Sequence from the Pogoniulus pusillus isolate bPogPus1 chromosome 16, bPogPus1.pri, whole genome shotgun sequence genome:
CAAACTAAACTTTTAACACCTCCACAGACCCCTTTTTAATATGTTACTTTGCAACGTATACATGAAAACCAAAAATAAACAAAGGAACTTTAGCCAaactccccttcctcctccagctttatTGATAGTTTAAAATTACATTTTTCTATGTTCTAGGACTTCAATTGCTTTTACCATCTTACTTTAAAAACTGATTACCAAGCAAATGAAACTCAGTTGTCTAAGTGATATAGTATACAAAAATAACATCTTGATTTCTGTGAAAATGCATTTATTTGCAACTCCTGAATAGCTCCAAATTGTATATGCTATGAGCACTGATGTCTGGGTTTCAGATTGACTTTGAGATAGTTATTCCAAAGTTTCCCGTTACGTTCTGTATCTCCAACATGAACATTCATTAACTGAATTACTGTTTGTTTctgatttctctctttctctctcgtGGCCATTAACAGGCATGTGCATCTTGTGTGTTTACTCCCACTCAGCTATATGCTCTAGGTAGGGCCTGATACAGATATTGGTGTTAACAGCTACTGAGGTCAGACAATCCAAGGCCATAGTAACAAAATTAAAAGTTATGAGGAAGTTTAGACACTTCCAGAATTTCTTTCCTCCTGCATAGGATCACTTCCATGTAACCCAGAGAGGTTTTTGCTGGTCTGACTCAACTCTTCCCACTCATCAATCCCTATTCACCAGTGGCACGGAAAGGGGGTTCTTTTAACAAAGCATTATACATAACACCTCTACCAAACTAAACATAAACATTTTTTTGTAGTTAAATGCAGAAAGTTGATTTTTCCACCCCTTTCCTCCTTTTACACGGCAAGTAAAGCTCACTGGCCTGGGAGTAGCCTCTATCTGCCAACCTTTGGCCAGTGAAGAGGATTCAGAGAAAAATAATACAACCATCAATCAGAAAAAGGAGGGGCGACAAAGGAAAATAATTAGGCTGTAGCTTCAATTGTGCATTCCCGTGCAAGGTGCCCTGACTCGCCGCAGCGATAGCAGTTGACTTCACTGGTCTTGCTGCAATTGATGGCTACGTGGCCAGTTTCACCacacctggagaaaagaaacagattGGGTCAAAACCATCCCGAATTATTCGGCAATTGAATCCTTTTCTGTTAAGTGAGCTAGCTACTTGAACTTCACGTAATACTAGCTCTGCATTCAAGATTTCTGCTTCAGTATCCCAGAATTCTATGACATAAGGCAAGTTTGTCTTCAGAGTCAGGAACCATTTCCTCACTATCAACTCCTCCACATATGCCAACATCACAGTACATCACACAAGACATTTTCCCcttctgtgccaggctttgcctgctcCAATACCTCTGTCTGCAGTTCATCAGTTTTGAGAGTAATTTGCTTGAACTCAACCTCCCTCTCCCAGGAGGGAGTCTTGGTGGGGGTGAGGAATGTGCTGTTTGTCCTATCTGCCTGCATTCAAAACCCAGTCAGGCTTTTGAAGATGGAATTTCAGTATGATTTGACGTTTCTTCCTATAACTGAGAGATCTGAAATATATTCCTGCTGAGTATGGCTGTGCCAGGGAGTTCCTTTGTACAGCTCCAGCTGGAACTTTGTTAGTTCCAGCTTAAGACACAGGATACTCAGCTCTAGTTGAAGTTTGTCTTGTAAGCAAGTACTTCATGTCACCTTCTGCAAAAGGACAAGAGACACTTCTGCATAACTTAAGTGATTTAACACCTGCATTGTCCTGGCCTTGTACAGACACATGATTTTGCTAACGAGTGTTTTAGTTTTGACCACCACTAGGTAGCTTTAAAGAACCAAGCTAGTTGGTGAAGTTTAAGCTTTATGTCCCAACCAAAATAAGATCCAGAATGGATCTATGACTTCAGGTAGACTTTGCAGTTGCGTCTCAGCAGTTCTTACCTATAGCATTTCACTTTGGTGCAGTCTTTTTGAATGTGTCCAAACTCTCCACAAGAATAGCACTTCTGCTCATCTGCGTGGTCACAGTCCCGAGCCAGGTGGCCGGGTTTGCCACAGTTGTAGCAGCATTGCTCCCGCTCTCTCTTGGGCTCCTTGCAGTCCTTTGCAATGTGGCCACTTCTACCGCAGTTATAGCAGGCTTCCACAATAAGAAAAACATACCAAACAAGACTATAAAACCTTGGTAGAGTGAGGGGTAGTATGCTTCTAGTGAAAGGCTCGTTTCCAGTCAGTTACACTAAGGGCACAAGAGCCTTCCCTCCAAGCACAGATCCACGACCATGTGATTGAAGAGATAGAATATTTAGTGATACTTACCATCCTCCTGAAGATCACAGTCCTTGGCAAGATGGCCAGACTCACCACAGCGGTAACAGATGTCTGGGAGAGATGATGACATGAACTGGAAGCCTGCTTGAAGCAagtaaaaggaggaaaaaagcttGAGTAGAAGTATACCTTGAAGAGTTAATCAAGCTTACCTTATGGGCCAGTGGCAAAATTCCTACACAGAGGTAAGAGCCAGCCCATTTGTGTCCCAACTTCTTCAGATTACCAAAGCCACTTTTATAAACTACAGAACAGTCAGCCAGAGATCTTGCTAAACAAATCTCCAAACCACACCAATCACCCACCTCTGCCACGGCTTCTCATCCCACGACCACGGCCAATTCCAGTCGGGCACTCCCGAGCCCAGTGACCAGTACGTCCACACTTGAAGCATTCATTGCTGCTCATGGCTGCAGATCACCTGCCTGAGAAAAAGACATTTTTAGAATACCTTCtcctcttccaaccaaatacTACAATAAAAATAAGACATTAGAGGTTACACAAACTTTCAAAGGCAATGAAAACCAAGCAGGACTTGTGACTAATTCAATACTTGCACAGTATCTGATCATGACTACTGAAGTCAGTCTAGGAAATGAAAGTTCATCTCTGCTTTGTTGCAGCAAGGCAGCTTTGAACAGCCAGAAGAGCTGTGTAGCATCTGTAATTCTCACTAATTTTGAAGACAGACTTCCAAAACTTACAACATGCTTTTGAGTAGGAAAAACAGACCACCTCTTAACTGTTGTCTCACCAGCCTACTGACAGAGCAGAAGCAATATACTTTCTCCCTTTCAGAGTTAAACTCAAGTGTCAACTATTTACATCTACAATTTTTTTCCTGGTAGTTATGCTTTCTCTTGAAGTgtctggctggcagctgctaCAATGACTAATCAAGCTTCATCCTGGAAGACAGTTGTAAGAACAGGCAGCATTAAACAGTATATCAGCTTAACATTCACAGACTTGAAGTTATTTCATGACCTAAACTGCAGTTAAACTCATGAGAAACAAGAATTAGAGCTCAAATACATTGACCTATAGCTCAGGATGCAAATTAACTCCCAAGTCTGCATGAAAAGACATGTAGCTTCCCTAAAAGACATCTGACACTTGCCAGATATTTAGGAAGGCTAACTTGGAAAACATCCTTAGAATGTGAAGGAAACATCAGCTAGGCATGCCTGTCCCAGACAGTGCAAACCACTTCTTTTGCCCTTATTGGGGAATAGAGGTATGTATTTCATTGAGCAGAAAGTCAGCCTGCCACAGTTCCCAAAGCATGGGTTAAGATGGGATAGGTTAGACAGTCTGCAGTCACACTGCCCTAACTCTCTTAAGCTCAAGAACTTACACAAGACTTACAGAAGTAGAAAGAATAAGAAGTTAAACATTTAAATGGGATTTTTTAAAGTCTACCTCAAGACAAGTTTAAAGTATGCTAGTTTAAAACTACGCATGCCAAGCTTTGTTTTGATGAAGTCTCCGAAGTTTAAATACTTCACATGCTCTCTGCTAACTCATTCTTAACCCAAAACAATGACCCCATGCATTTGGTCACTTTACCTGACCACCAATCCCTCTCTCACCCTGCTAATTCACCTGTAACCCTCCAATTTGTTGCATAATGCTTCCCTTTCCTGCACATCATGCATCATTCGATATTAACAAGAAGGTTCGCAAATTGTGTCTTCGCTACAGAACAGTATGAACAGCACAAGACCCGAAGAAGGAACCAGAATTAGTATCCTGACATTTAGCTCTTAAACAGACAGCATGTATCTAAACATGAATGTTTAGATGTGAAACTAATTTACTGTGGCTTTTAAGCCTCTTTGCCCCCTCCTATCACCTTCGTCATTAGAAGAGACCATCCACCCTTCCCATCACAGTAGACATACGGTAACTTAAAGTACAAGACATACAAAATTTGGTAAGCTACTCCTGCAATCACACATTTACTTTCCATCTGGATCAGATGAAGGCATTTGCTCTGAAGTTCTGCAATGAAAGGATGCAGTAAGATCTTAAAATAGATGTTAACAAGAATAAAACAAATGGTTGTCTGAGCAATTCAGTGATTTTACATATGAGCCAGTCTTCTCTATGCTCTTAGTGCTCCAAGACTCCAAACTGTCTTATTAGGACACCCAAAGGTGAGGAGGTGtctgtggtggcagcagctgacagTGTGCCACTGTTTATGCTCGTTTTCATAGCAACCATGTTGACACTGCAGAAGAAAACACAAGCAAAGCCAACCGCAGGAGCTAGGCTCAAACACAACAGCTAATGCTGCTTGTAATTTCACAAAGGAAAAGATGGAGGTGTCTCAATTATATTCAAAGATACCTCCTCTATTCAACTTGCAACTCTCTGAAAGCCTTCACAGTGAAACACTGCAGTGCAGAAACATCTGTTAAAGAGCAAAACAGCATGCCAGCAGCTGGACAAGAATTCCAACACATCTTTATAGATAGTAAGAATCACCAGACTTCCACTCCAAACCATGAACTGGAGACTACAGCATGATGGACAGGATCGATTACCAACAGCTATGCATATGAGGCAACTAACAAAACCAGTTAGGCAAACATATGATAAAAGAAATGCTTAATAGGTGAGCTAGATCTGCTTTAGGTGCAAGTAGAGAAGCTTTCATATTAAGGTTTTCAGTCCTGGCAGTCAGGTAATCATATGTGATGGGCAAAGGTTCACTACTCACTGCCTCAAAGCAATCTGACAGGAAAAGTCTTATAAAAAGTTGCTTCCTTTTTTAACTGCTGTTtcaagcagtaaaaaaaaaccaacttttTTAACTGCTCCTTCTCCTGATATATAGTAATTTGTCAGAGTATGATTACACAAGTGGAGCAATGATCTCTTGAacaatgcattaaaaaaaaagttgtgtCTTTCAGAGGCCCCCCTTTTTCTCCTGGACTTAAGAGATATTTGGTTACAGCTGCCCTAGAAGCATGATCACATGCTGTTCCATCTTCAGATACCTAAAGTACATGAAAGCACCAATCAGTTTGCCTGGAATGTCTCTTCACCAGTATTTTAATATTTAACTTCAGCATTCTTCCTGTAAAGGGTCTGACACCTAACAAAAGTTCATCAGCTGGAGATGGATGCAGCTGACTCTAGTTTTACCAACCCACTAAGAATTCTTacacaagaaaaaaatcccccacTGTTGTAAACTGTTTTAAGAACTGATACAAGGATTCAGCATTCAGATAATGCCACCTTTAAGGAGCAATATCCAGAAAAGGCTGTTTTGCAAGACAAGTCCTTAAATGGATAGCCTCCAAGCAGTCTGAACACCATTACAGTTTTCAGTTACTTCAAAGAGTAAAAATAACACTAAAATAATTAGTACAGTAAAAACAACCAAGTTCAAACTCTCCTCTGTTAGCCAATACTCCTCCATTTTGTCATCACAGGCAagtctccagcagttccttttATCTATCAAGGCCACCTTAAGTAAGCCTTCTGCAAAGAGGCTGTTTGTTTTAAGTCTTGAAGAATTTTCACTCAGCCAAATCTATCAGTTTTCCACAGCTAAAACGTTTTACACGAAGCAGCTTGTCCCTGCCTCCCCCATCTTCACATCCCAGAGCTAGTCATCTACCTTGCCAGGACAGGAAAAGTAATGGAAAACAAACTACAGCTCTGGCCTCATCTATCATTTCTGAGCCAGGTCAAACTCTGCAAGACATACTAAGCCACTGTTCTCACAGACTAGATTCAAAACTTGAACAAGGCTAGTTATCCTGTAGAAGGGGTCTTCTACAAAGCTCCAAAACTGCAGAGTGAGTTGAAATCACTCACCTTGAAGCAAGTCGACAAGAAGTTATTACAAAATTAATTTTAGACTTTGTTCTGTGTGATGGCCCTATAGCTAAAGATCCCAGGCTGAGTGAGAACAGTTCACAGATCCAAGTGGGACGTGCCACTAGCAGGTTCCCACCAGGTCTGAAGCTTTTTTTGAGTACAACTTTAGCACCAGACTTCAAGGTGACAAAGTTTCTTTGCTATTCTTTTACTAGTAGGAGAAACATTGAAGCTTCTCCTATAAAATATGCAGTGGAAGACCATGTATTTTATGCTTTAGATATTCAAAACTTTTAACATTCATTCCATTTACCTCCACTTTTTACACACACATTTTAACAAGATTCCAGTCTGGTTTAGTAACCCACCTAGGACTAATGATGAAAAGAACTATCACTAAGCACCACTGTAACACTCTTTACTTATGACTTTTCACCCAGATGCCCTTCAAGAAGAAATTTGTTTTAACAAAAAGTATAGCTACCTTGAGTTCCTTGGGGCATAATGGAAGCTGAGCTTTAACCTTCAAGATCACAACTGGCTAGTAACAGTTTTAAAATGCAACAATTAACAGAACAGGGCCAATTATGCTTGTTCTACTTACCAGGTGCTTCTTTTGACCTAAAGATATGACTTCCATTCAGTACTAGCAGGACTTCACTCCTTCAATCAAAGGGCAGACTAGATAAAAACCACTGCTAAAGTCAGCATTCATAAGGGCTCTTTGGCAAAAGTTGAGAAATGAGAAGGCTTTTTCCAGGCTGTTGACCAACCTACAATATCACATATGAATTTGAGAAGCCATCCCAGAGCCAGCCCCAAACACGGCATAATCCCTCTGTAACAGGAAGAACAACTCTGCTTCCTGCctagaaaggcagaaaaaacaGCTAACAAAAGTAATGGGGTTTTGTTCCAAAACAGAAGTCGAACTACTAGTCATTTAAATAGAAATGCTACCCGTGAGGGGTTTTCATTTCTCAAGCTCTATGTTTTAAGAATTTCTGAACACAGGATCCATGACTGGCAGCAAAGCTACAATCTGATCAAATTTCCACATCTGAAACCACGTTCCAGAGTGATACTTCCATCTCTAGCTTTTGTCCTCACTAGAAGAAGATATAAAATTAAGTATTCTCAGCCCAAGGTAACAGCAGCTTCAGTCGGAAAAGAAGCAGTTTGAGATTCCAAGAAAACCTGTGTGGAAAACTCAAGCCTTGTGCTTCATCCTGCATTCCACAGCCAAGCTGCTCCAAGAATGCTGAACATCAACTAAAACTCAGGAACTTAAATTCCTACTGAGGGGCCAAAAAACCGATTAAAAAGGTAGCCTGACTTCAAATAGGTAGTAGTTTTTTATAGTTTCTTGACACAATCAGGAGAGCATAATTTCATTGAAAAAGTGACTGTGGCATTTTCTGCCTAGTCATACtacttaaagaaaaaatataatTAACTACTGAATATGTTCATTCCATCATATTTGCTTCTGTTAACCTGTATTAAGTTTTAAACTTATGCTAAGCATCATCACCAAAGTGACTTTTTAACATAAAATCTGGTCCAAATATTAACGAATTCAGTTTAAAAACGGGCAGCCTGTAACTCAAAAGCCAAGTGAATACATGTAGCGTCTTCACTTTGAAAATAAATGCTGCATTACTTGGAAAATAAACGCCGGAAGGAAATATAGGCTAGGCCACCCTAATACCGCATGGCACTGCTACAATTAAACTAAACACCAGCATTAACTTTAATAATTCCTTACAGTTCTTGATACTAAATGACTAACAGTGGTCGCTTGAGAACTAAGTCTGACAGGACCTTAAATAAAAGGCTGCTCCACTGCTGCGTGATCTGTAGATGTCATAGGCTGTTTTTCCTACCCATTTATAGGTCACACTTGGATTTGGAGCAGGCCACCACGATTGTGGTCGGAGACAAATAGTTGCAACACCCCGACCCTCTGCTCTCCGGCAGCGCCTCACACGTGGGGAGCCGCGTGGTGCACCGCGGCCCAGGCCCAGCCAGCCTCCCCGCTCGACCACAGGCGGGAGTTTAGCAGAGATTTAAGAAAAGAAtttaaaggaaacaaacaagcactcaaataaaaaaaaaaaaaaccaaaataagaACAAGAAGCAGATTTTATTTCAGCCCGCTTCTATCAGATCTCCTACCCAACTTGCCGCGGCCACTCACCCCCAGAAGTTAAGTCACACGCCCCAGTCCGCACACGGAGACCGGAGCAGGCCGCCTACCCCTCCCCACACGGCCAGGTCGGCCACGTGAAGCGCTACTCTGACCACCACGCCGCCCTCTGCCCCGGCGCTGCGGGCCTCGCCAGCGGAACGCGGCACCGCGGCCGCTGCCGGCCAAGAGGCCGAGCATCGCCGCTGGCTTCGGAGTGAGACGGTTCCTGGGTAGTGCCCAGCCTGACCGAGCGGCCCAGAATAACCTACTCCTGCCCCAACGCCCTAGCCTCCCTTCCCCCCGAGCAGCGCAAGCTCCCTCTGCACCTCCCGGAACCCGCCAGAGCCTGACTCACCCACCGCCTCCACCCGCCCTCAGCGGGCCCGCGGCGCCCCACTCCACCCTCAGCGCTCTCCATCCACCTCTTTCTGTCCTTCCCCGAAAACTCAGGCGGGGGAATCGTGTCTGAGCCCCAGCGGGCCAGTCGGCGCCACTTTCCCGCGCACTAGGCCGGAGTACGCCAGCGCCATCAACCCTCCGCGCTCTGCCTCCACTCTCCACCTtctgccctggcagctcctctCGTCGCCGAGGTCACTCCAGCAGTTACCTGCGGACTCTCGAACCCGCTGCGGCCGTAGCCCACCCAGATGTCCGTAGGCCCCGTTAACTGCGACTCCGCGCGCCTGCTCCGGTTTCCTTCTGGCTGCGCCACACGCGGTTTGCACACGGCCCAACGCGCTCTCCCCCTCCGGATCACCCGGCccctcccctctactctgcgcACGGCTCACTGAAGTCCACCTCTCAGCCAATAGGCACAAACCGCTTCTCTGGGTAGCCAATCAGAGCAGCGGACAGTGACACCCAACCAGCGTAGCAGAAAGGTGGGAGCGGCCTCGCCCACCAGGCCTAGCCCCATAGCCGGGCGGGCGGTGCGAGGGGCGGCAGCGGCGAGGACGTGCTCGCCTCCTGGGAGGGGGGCGGGTGGCAGCAGGATAGAGCGGCTGCTGTCAGGCTCTGTGGCACCTCCTTGTCCTTCGCGCTGTGACTCAccacccaggcagctctggcttcCTCCCTGCGCCGCCCCTTCCCCCATTCCGTCCGCTCCGGCGCCCGCCTGACGCCTCGGGCGAGAGGGGACGCCGGGCTGTCCCCGTGATGCGGCCCGGCGCGGCAGCAGGGTAGGATAGCTTCGCGGAACGGGGTGTCCGAGCCTCCAGCTCTCCGCCTCCCCTTCACCCCTAGTCCGTCAGCCGGGTGAAATCCCGCGGTGGAGAAGACGGGCGTGAGAGCCGCTGCTACCTTGGGAGAAGCAGTTCAGCCTCACGCAGAATCAAACGGGACGGGCTTATCGGCGGGCGCTGCGCGGGGAGCTGCCTGCCCGcctctcttccctgcctgtCATTACAACGCCTGCTCCCGTGCAGCTTCCTCCATGCAAGGAGATGAGCTTAGTACCCCCGACTCTTTCGTAGCGCCTTTGCTTGTCACACCGAAGCGGACACCGACATAGCCCTGGCCCAGGGTTTGTCTCGGTATCTCGCGTGTCTCTGCACGCCGCAGAGACTTGCAGTCCCCCCCCGTCCCGCTCCCATCTCTAACACCCGCTTTCACCCACCGGCGCGGGGGCTTTCTCAGCCGCCTTCCCGCTTGACGCCGCTGCGCGGCCGGGAACACTAAACAAGGCCACCGGTACCACTCTGCGGCACTCGGCACAGTTGGGCAGTGCTGTGGCGGCTGCCGAGACAGCGCTGAGGCAGCGAGGCTGAGCGcggaggagagcagggcagcgggCACCCTGTCAGGGGCACCGAGCGCGCACTCAGCCCGTGGCGGCGCTGGAGGAGCGGCCGCCATCTTGACAGGACGAGCTGGCTCCCGGCCTGCCGGTAGCACCAGGAAATGGTGGACAGGGGAATCGGCCGCACTgcgctgtgctgctggctggcacaAACAGGCGTGGGGTTTGCCGGACTGATGCTGCTGAGGGCCCCAGGTAACAAGGTTTCTGATGGTTTCACATGTGACAGCATGAagacacagaaataaagtgatgtttggtttttttttaattaccgAATGAAGCTCACAGGCTGTGTTTTACACGAATCTCACAAATGCTCTTACTACTGAGTTTAATGCTCAACTATGTGGATTTTTTGCATAATCCTTTCCCCTTTTGGATAGAAACTATAAATGGGTTAGCAGCTACGTATGACACCAAGCCCACCTCCATGGAAGTATACACTACACCTGCAGtacccacagctgctgcattaCAGCCGCAGAATGATCGGGGTTggcagtgacctctggagatcatctagctgAACCCCCTCACCAGAGCTGTTacacctacagcaggctgcagagaatggtgtcctgtttgttttgttgttgttttgttcaaAATTCCAGTGCCTCAAATTCATGTTGAAatgcttttcccttccttctcatcactgacaaaaggaagaaagatgggcagagtccaatgggatggggttcaatagctccaagtgcagggtgctgcactttggccacaacaaccccatgcagaaatacaggctggggttggagtggctggagagcagacaaacagagagggatctgggggtgctgattgacacccgcctgaacatgagccagcagtgtgcccaggtggccaagagagccagtggcatcctggcctgcatcagggatggtgtggccagcaggagcagggaggtcattctgctcctggactctgcactggttagaccacaccttgagtgctgtgttcagttctgggccccccagtttagaagggacgttgagatgcttgagcgtgtccagagaagggcgacgaggctggggagaggccttgagcacagccctatgaggagaggctgagggagctgggattggttagcctgcagaagaggaggctcaggggagacctcattgctgtctacaactacctgaggggtggttgtggccaggaggaggttgctctcttctctcaggtggccagcaccagaacaagaggacacagcctcaggctgcgccaggggaaatttaggctggaggtgaggagaaagttcttcactgagagagtcattggacactggaatgggctgcctggggaggaggtggagtcgccatccctggagctgttcagggcaagattggacgtggcacttggtgccatggtctagccttgagctctgtggtaaagggttggacttgatgatctgtgaggtctcttccaatcataataatactgtgatactgtgataaagtcCCACCAGGCCCTGAGACTCGGAAGtaaaatgtcatagaatcatagagtgatttgggttggaagagaccattaaaggtcatctacttcCAAACCTCCTTGcctcaggcagggacacctactgGGCTGGGTCTATGTGAAGTCGATAGTGGAGACACTTTGTGTTGACCTTTCCTCAAGC
This genomic interval carries:
- the CNBP gene encoding CCHC-type zinc finger nucleic acid binding protein isoform X2, whose translation is MSSNECFKCGRTGHWARECPTGIGRGRGMRSRGRGFQFMSSSLPDICYRCGESGHLAKDCDLQEDACYNCGRSGHIAKDCKEPKREREQCCYNCGKPGHLARDCDHADEQKCYSCGEFGHIQKDCTKVKCYRCGETGHVAINCSKTSEVNCYRCGESGHLARECTIEATA
- the CNBP gene encoding CCHC-type zinc finger nucleic acid binding protein isoform X1, yielding MSSNECFKCGRTGHWARECPTGIGRGRGMRSRGRGFQFMSSSLPDICYRCGESGHLAKDCDLQEDEACYNCGRSGHIAKDCKEPKREREQCCYNCGKPGHLARDCDHADEQKCYSCGEFGHIQKDCTKVKCYRCGETGHVAINCSKTSEVNCYRCGESGHLARECTIEATA